In the genome of Etheostoma spectabile isolate EspeVRDwgs_2016 unplaced genomic scaffold, UIUC_Espe_1.0 scaffold00010170, whole genome shotgun sequence, one region contains:
- the LOC116679291 gene encoding polyhomeotic-like protein 3 has product SSPFCSFLLSGPSRPPETQTPLPKLPQGAVAAATLNPPTDRRRPPPPSKASPVGRPPPAGPKSCPLTQTLLGAGQSQLGSSSSANPASASSRFERSPSAARQLQIIALSSGRQTQPCTYPPPVPGVQPPPSAVGSPEMSPQSRRTSRAEDAVSLPLNPSLPKTASPVASPPSHPSPASPQGPAGPPIQTVSQRGDAKEGEEPRARGRGLRDPREDQREKAKEEEPMRPPEEEEDGTGVGRKEPEVHTGREEEQMEVTEEGQRADRGQEKKMEEEEEEGETAMDQSENLTSQSLHQCKNADPVPTPGAVKEPSMDPKPIQSLISAPVPGPVPAPAPATLPVPAPVPVPAPTPAPASTPAPVMLPVPAPIPVQAPAPGPVPVTLPVPAPVPAVSVQTQRLPDSMQPVLQEDFCENMSTQSDNQSALSSLSSQSPPCSPLISPSGENPPPLLPAQTALPTTLSLSPPDVEKADKALGESQHLAETETQPLGQSGDKSESFGQSLSSPWEMRAWPEGRQVLTHLVEGFVIQEGLQPFPVNRSSLLVPEPVTKPEDVNGTNGSAALPVTDTKRQAEPSTESEGEDAGDTDDPGDRSAHRDRTVLHCQFCGKRGHAHNFMRSKRFCSTSCARGFNVRLTKRLRALSAGSRSERPRPVLNRAESVPGKPLLLRLPRDLWSAGRREKDGMEKMAPEEEEEEEEEEEEGMEGGGEDDDDDEGGEEDPAVAMAARMERRAARRARRASAPAMTTTTTTTTTSTPTSTFSPPPSQWSVEDVTAFIHTLPGCGDVAEAFRLQEIDGQALLLLTEDHLMTSMNIKLGPALKICAHINALKNQ; this is encoded by the exons tcttctcctttttgcAGCTTTTTACTCTCCGGTCCGAGCCGTCCCCCTGAGACCCAGACTCCACTCCCAAAACTGCCACAGGGCGCCGTCGCCGCGGCAACCCTCAACCCACCAACCGATcgccgccgcccccccccccccagcaagGCCTCCCCCGTCGGCCGGCCGCCGCCGGCTGGACCGAAGAGCTGTCCGTTGACCCAAACCCTGCTCGGCGCCGGCCAATCGCAGCTCGGCTCGTCGTCCTCGGCCAATCCCGCGTCGGCTTCGTCCCGTTTCGAGCGCTCGCCGTCCGCCGCCCGGCAGCTGCAGATCATCGCCCTCTCGTCGGGCCGCCAGACGCAGCCCTGCACGtaccccccccccgtccccggCGTGCAGCCGCCGCCGTCGGCCGTAGGGTCGCCCGAGATGTCCCCTCAGTCCAGGAGGACGTCGAGAGCTGAAGACGCGGTCTCTCTTCCTCTGAACCCGTCTTTGCCAAAAACTGCCTCCCCCGTGGCCTCGCCGCCGTCTCACCCGAGTCCGGCGTCCCCCCAGGGTCCGGCGGGTCCTCCAATACAGACTGTGAGCCAGAGAGGAGACGCCAAGGAGGGCGAGGAACCGCGCGCGAGAGGACGCGGACTACGAGACCCGAGGGAGGACCAACGGGAGAAAGCAAAGGAGGAGGAACCCATGCGTCCacctgaggaggaggaggacgggaCCGGCGTCGGTCGGAAGGAACCGGAAGTCCACACGGGACGAGAGGAAGAACAAATGGAGGTGACGGAGGAAGGCCAGAGGGCAGACAGAGGCCAGGAGAaaaagatggaggaggaggaagaagaaggggaGACCGCCATGGACCAGTCTGAGAACCTGACCAGTCAGAGTCTTCATCAGTGCAAGAACGCAGATCCTGTCCCGACGCCTGGCGCCGTTAAAGAACCCAGCATGGACCCGAAACCCATCCAAAGTCTCATTTCAGCTCCAGTACCAGGCCCAGTACCAGCTCCAGCCCCAGCCACGCTCCCAGTACCAGCTCCAGTACCAGTACCAGCCCCAACACCAGCTCCAGCCTCAACTCCAGCTCCAGTGATGCTCCCAGTACCAGCTCCAATCCCAGTACAAGCTCCAGCCCCAGGTCCAGTTCCAGTAACGCTCCCAGTACCAGCTCCAGTCCCGGCGGTCTCGGTCCAGACCCAGAGGCTACCAGATTCCATGCAGCCGGTCCTCCAGGAGGACTTCTGCGAGAACATGTCGACGCAGTCTGACAACCAATCAG CGTTGTCCAGCCTCTCCTCCCAGTCTCCACCATGCTCGCCCTTGATCTCCCCCTCGGGGGAGAAcccgccccccctcctccccgcCCAGACCGCCCTCCCGACCACGCTCAGCCTATCGCCCCCCGATGTGGAGAAGGCGGACAAAGCGCTCGGCGAGTCCCAGCACCTGGCCGAAACCGAGACGCAGCCCCTCGGCCAATCGGGAGACAAGTCGGAGAGCTTCGGCCAATCGCTGAGCAGCCCCTGGGAGATGAGGGCGTGGCCTGAGGGGCGCCAGGTTCTGACCCACCTGGTGGAGGGCTTCGTCATCCAGGAGGGGCTCCAGCCGTTTCCT GTGAACCGCTCCTCGCTGCTGGTTCCAGAGCCGGTGACCAAGCCGGAGGACGTGAACGGGACCAATGGGAGCGCGGCGTTGCCTGTGACGGACACAAAGAGACAAGCTGAGCCGTCCACTGAGTCGGAGGGGGAGGACGCTGGAGACACGGACGACCCCGGAGACA ggTCGGCCCACAGGGACCGGACGGTGCTGCACTGCCAGTTCTGCGGGAAGAGGGGCCATGCACACAACTTCATGCGGTCCAAACGCTTCTGCTCCACTTCCTGTGCACGCGG GTTTAACGTCCGTCTGACGAAGCGCCTGCGGGCCCTGAGCGCAGGCAGTCGGTCCGAGAGGCCCCGCCCGGTCCTGAACCGGGCCGAGTCCGTCCCTGGGAAGCCTCTTTTACTGCGACTG ccTCGTGATCTGTGGAGCGCCGGGCGGCGCGAGAAGGACGGGATGGAGAAGATGGCgccggaggaggaggaggaagaagaggaggaggaggaggagggcatggagggaggaggggaggacgACGACGACGATGAGGGCGGGGAGGAGGATCCCGCGGTTGCCATGGCAGCCAGGATGGAGCGACGGGCGGCGCGGCGAGCGAGGAGGGCGTCGGCGCCCGCGatgaccaccaccaccaccaccaccaccacctcgaCCCCCACCAGCACCTTCAGCCCCCCCCCGTCCCAGTGGAGCGTGGAGGACGTGACCGCCTTCATCCACACGCTGCCAG GCTGCGGCGACGTGGCCGAGGCCTTCCGGCTGCAGGAGATCGACGGCCaggcgctgctgctgctcaccGAGGACCACCTGATGACCAGCATGAACATCAAGCTGGGCCCCGCGCTCAAGATCTGCGCCCACATCAACGCGCTGAAGAACCAGTGA
- the LOC116679292 gene encoding claudin-11 — protein MAHMCRQITGSAASCAGWVGVIVATATNDWVRTCDYTVTTCLRMDELGSRGLWAECVISPALYHCVALSQILTLPAYVQTSRALMVCACLLGLPSMLLVLMSMPCVRLQNDTSAIKQLRARVGGVLFVLIGVCGAVSTIWFPIGAHHEEHLMAFGVSLYAGWVGSGLCLLGGFVVLCCRGNDPGTPSRDNSFYYSRQRGTATPLDPPANHAKSARV, from the exons ATGGCGCACATGTGCAGGCAGATCACCGGCAGCGCGGCGAGCTGCGCGGGCTGGGTCGGGGTCATCGTCGCCACGGCAACCAACGATTGGGTCCGGACCTGCGACTACACGGTGACCACGTGCCTCCGCATGGACGAGCTGGGCTCGCGGGGACTCTGGGCAGAGTGCGTCATCTCCCCGGCGCTGTATCACTGCGTGGCCCTCAGCCAGATCCTCACCTTGCCCG cgTACGTCCAGACGTCCCGGGCTCTGATGGTCTGCGCCTGTCTCCTCGGCCTCCCCTCCATGCTGCTGGTCCTCATGTCCATGCCGTGCGTCCGGCTGCAGAACGACACGTCCGCCATCAAGCAGCTCCGCGCCCGGGTGGGAGGCGTCCTCTTCGTCCTCATAG gtGTGTGTGGCGCCGTCTCCACCATCTGGTTCCCCATCGGCGCCCACCACGAGGAGCACCTGATGGCGTTCGGCGTGTCCCTGTACGCCGGCTGGGTCGGCTCCGGTCTCTGTCTCCTGGGGGGCTTCGTGGTCTTGTGTTGCCGCGGCAACGACCCCGGGACCCCGAGCCGGGACAACAGCTTCTACTACTCCCGGCAGAGGGGCACGGCCACGCCGCTGGACCCCCCCGCCAACCACGCCAAGAGCGCCCGAGTGTGA